GCCCCTCGCCGCCTTCGCTGGCTGGGAGGCCGGTTGGCTGCCCAGCTCCTATGAGCATTACGATGCCGAAAACGGCCTGCGCCAGGTGACGCTGGACGATGGCAGCGTCGTGGAGCTGAACCTGGGCACCGAGTTGGTCTACAGCAACTATAAAGACGAACGTCGGGCCACCCTGAAAAAGGGCGAAGCATTCTTCAAGATCAGCCATGACCGCGAACACCCCTTTGTGGTGCGCGCCGGCGCCGGGCAGATCCGTGTGACAGGCACCCAGTTCAACGTCTGGAAGTATGACGATCGGGTGCGGGTCATGCTGCTGGAAGGCTCGGTGAAGATCTCCAGCGATGCCAGCCACAGCGGGTTGAATCTCACGCCCGGGATGCAGGCCAGTTACAACCGCGGTGACGCGCAGCCGCAGGTCCAGGCGTTCTCTGCCCAGGATCCGGCACTGGCCTGGCGCACGGGCAAGTTGATCCTCGATAACCTGGCGCTGGTGGATGCCTTGCCCCTGATCAACCGCTACCTGAGCAAACCGGTGATGTTGGCCGATACCGGGACCGGCAATATCCGTATTGGCGGGATCTACGACATCCATGAAGTCAGCCATCTGGTGGCCTCACTGCCCAAGGTACTGCCGGTCTATCTGACCCAGAACCAGGATGGCAACACCGTGCTCAACTCCATACCGCGCAAAGCGCCCAAGATCTGAGCAGCACGCTCTGCCCGGGGTGTTGCTCGCGCCGCTGTGTCCACTTTTGAAACACTCAACGCCGCGCAACCGCCCTGTGGCTGCGGATTCATCGATTCGTCATCAATAGTGTTGCTTTGCTGAAACACCCCCTTCCCCCTGCAAGGCGCTGGTCATCCGCCGGCATCCTGTTTCATGCCTGATACACCCCACGCCACCTCCACCCCGCCATAAATCCCAAGCCATTGAAAAGCTGGAACATATAAAAAGCGGCACAGCTTCTGCTCTATTCCTTACAGCGCTGTTTAGGGTCAGCGTCACAAAACAAGGAATGATGCCGTGGCAACTCTCAATCAAGGCTTCATAGGCCTGCTGCTGATTAGCTGTGTACTCAGTGCCAGCGTGAGCCTGCCCGCCTCTGCCGAGGACGGCATCATCGTGACGGGCCGTAATGTGCAGGGGTTTATGGTCGGTCGGCCCTCCTTTGGCAAAGACCCGTACCCATCCACCGCCAACGCCAACCCCAGCCAACAGATCCTGCGCGCTACCGGCGGCGAACTCAGCGACAACGATTTTGCGGGGGTCAGCAGCGGCTCGACCATCACCCGCGCCATCCTGCCTAACGGCGACCTTCCCGGCTTGAGCAATATCCTGGGCAGCAACTCCGCTGGCCTGGGCGCCGGTGCGGCGGCCGGACATGCCAGCGGCAACACCCTGGGCGGGCAGATCAGCGGCTCGATCGAGCGCGGCCTGGCGCCGTTGAACAACATCGGCGCGATGATGGGGGTCCAGCAATGAACCGTTCGTGGCTGTTCCTCACCGTAATCGGTTGTTCGGCGGCCATGGCCGATAGCAGCAACCAGGCGCTGATCGACAACGCCGGCAAGCAATACACCGGTGTGCTGTCAGTCAACCAAGCCGCCGGCAATCAACAACAGCAGATCAACAGCCGCGCGGTCAGCCTCGGTGGCCAGGCCAGCGACGCGCTTATCCAGAAACTCGACGGCAAGGTTGATCCCGCCCTTAACGCCAGCGCGGCGATTCAGGGCAGCTCATTTAGCAACGGCAACGGCATCCTGGGCGTCAACCAGTCGGCCGGGGCCAACAATCAGATGATCAATGCGGTGCGGATCAGCACAGGTCCGCAAAGCATCGATGACAGCGTCCTGTCGCAACAGAACATGACGCTGTTACCAGACTCACGATCCCCCTCTACCACTGGCAGCCGCCAGGTCGTTACCAGCGACCAGGCCTTCACCGGCAGCCGTGGAGTGGTACAGGTGAATCAGAGTGCAGGGGTGGGGAACCGAATGGCTAACACCCTCGG
The Pseudomonas hygromyciniae genome window above contains:
- a CDS encoding FecR family protein — protein: MTQQPLSEAEYDAVTDAAAHWCMRLHAFDCTEAERQAFEQWHDAHPLHAFEYAAMLEIWDVADHLPRTGQPSPPVALAPPPSRWRNYAVAAAISLVALPLAAFAGWEAGWLPSSYEHYDAENGLRQVTLDDGSVVELNLGTELVYSNYKDERRATLKKGEAFFKISHDREHPFVVRAGAGQIRVTGTQFNVWKYDDRVRVMLLEGSVKISSDASHSGLNLTPGMQASYNRGDAQPQVQAFSAQDPALAWRTGKLILDNLALVDALPLINRYLSKPVMLADTGTGNIRIGGIYDIHEVSHLVASLPKVLPVYLTQNQDGNTVLNSIPRKAPKI
- a CDS encoding adhesin produces the protein MNRSWLFLTVIGCSAAMADSSNQALIDNAGKQYTGVLSVNQAAGNQQQQINSRAVSLGGQASDALIQKLDGKVDPALNASAAIQGSSFSNGNGILGVNQSAGANNQMINAVRISTGPQSIDDSVLSQQNMTLLPDSRSPSTTGSRQVVTSDQAFTGSRGVVQVNQSAGVGNRMANTLGVTIK